The genomic region TGGGAGCAACTGCGATCGCTAGACCATTGCCAATATCATACTTTTCTCAAAAAGCGATCCTAAGTAATAATCTTTTAAGGTTTCCCTTATTGTTAATTCTACTACATAAACACTGGAGAAAATCTCAACGGTCGTGAAATTTTGTTACTCATATTGTGTCCATTTTTACGGAAAAACAAACAAATTCTATAAGTAGCAACACGGAATTTCTGGTCTCGATCGCCCCATCCGGTCCGAAGGCCCCCGTCACCCGTACCGCCGCCAGGTCGCGAAACTCGGGAAACGACTTGGATCGAACCCCCTTGGAACTCTAAAATCTAAACTCTGCACTCTAAAATCGGAAATTTCCATACTTGTAATGTTACGAAAACTAGGATTTACCCTGTTATGGATAGGTGCGATCGCCTATGCTTTTGGATTTGCTCCCCCCGATCGCCCGGAAACCTTCTCATTGATTCAAAATCTATCTACCGGAAACTGGGAAGGTATCAACCCGGCGATCGTTGCCTTATTCAACGTCATGGGAATTTGGCCCTTTATCTACAGCGCCGTGCTCCTCTTCGACGGACGCGGCCAAAAAATCCCCGCCTGGCCCTTCGCGATCGCCTCCTTTGCCGTCGGCGCCTTCGCCATCTTGCCCTATCTCGCCGTGCGATCGCCCAATCCCGACTTTGACGGCGACAAAAACCCCCTCCTCAACCTCCTAGACTCGCGCGGATTGGGAGCCTTTCTCTCCGTCGGCGCCGTCGTCTTGCTCGCCTACGGCGTCACCCAAGGCAACTGGGCCGAATTCGCCGCCGACTGGCAAAGCTGGCGCTTTATTCACGTCATGAGTTTAGATTTCTGCTTGCTTTCCCTACTCTTCCCCGCCCTTTTACACGACGACATGGCCCGTCGCCATTTAACCCGCCCAGTCGTGTTTTGGATCGTCGCCCTCGTTCCCTTGCTCGGACCGCTTGCATATTTGACCTGGAGACCGAGGATTGAGAGTCGGCAGTAGGATGTTAGCTATTAGGGTCTCTTACAGCACTCGGGCGTCTGATGAGGTACGGAGCCGATCCCTCTATCCCCCCTTCGCCCCCTATCCCCCCTTCGCCCCCCTTTCAAAGGGCGGTTGGGGGGATGGTTGGGGGGATTTCGAGGGGAACGAGGAAAGTAGGGGTTGGGTAACCAAACCCCTACCTGGCGAGGGGGATTTAGGGGGATCTAAATGTTTTGCATAGCAGAGGAAAATGCTGTATAGCATTTTTCAAAAATAATGAGAGAGAGCGAGGGTAAGGACACGGCAATGCCGTGTCCCTCTAAAACCCCTAAATTTGACAACCGATCGAGGATGGCTAAATGACCCGACTCCCCACGTCCTACGCCTTATTAACCCGTAACTTCAGCCGCACGTCACCCGAGAACCCATTAGGGACGACCCAACGGGAGAGCGATCGCCGGAGGCTCGTAATCGCCAGGCGATCGGGCAACGCCGAAGCCCGATCGTCGAAGATAACGCGCACCACGCGGCCATTTTCAACCTTCAACTCCCAAACGGTCTCGCCGCTTAAGCTGGGGTCGAAATTGTGCTGGGCTAAATACCGCTCCAGATCGGCGATCGCCGCTTCCTCCAGACCCTCCGCCTCAAGAACCTCAATCCGATTTCCGGCGCCCGGTTCCGGGGCCGCCAGACCCACCTCTTCCTCAGCTCGTTGCAGGCGCACGCCTCCACCCGGGCGACGGGTGGCCATTCCTGTAGGCGACGGGGCAGACATCGCACCTGTGGGCGGCGGGGCTGGGGCAAATTGAACGCGATCGTCTACATCGCCGAAAATGCCCTCGTAACTGACCCCTTCCGGCAATTCTACCGGGACTTCGACGCGACGAGTGGTTCCGTCGGGATCGACGCGCACTTCCTCGCTGACCGCGACAAAAGCGGTGTATTGAGACAGGAGGCGATAAGTGAGGGCCGTATCGGTGACCGCCTCCACGGCGGACGTGGTTTCGCCGCCGTACATTTGCGACATCAACTCCTTAATCCGCGCCCGTCCCCAGAGTTGGGCGATCGCCGGATTCCCAGACTCCTCAAACGTCATCCGGAACAATTGCTCG from Oxynema aestuarii AP17 harbors:
- a CDS encoding DUF2834 domain-containing protein; this translates as MLRKLGFTLLWIGAIAYAFGFAPPDRPETFSLIQNLSTGNWEGINPAIVALFNVMGIWPFIYSAVLLFDGRGQKIPAWPFAIASFAVGAFAILPYLAVRSPNPDFDGDKNPLLNLLDSRGLGAFLSVGAVVLLAYGVTQGNWAEFAADWQSWRFIHVMSLDFCLLSLLFPALLHDDMARRHLTRPVVFWIVALVPLLGPLAYLTWRPRIESRQ